Proteins encoded in a region of the Dreissena polymorpha isolate Duluth1 chromosome 6, UMN_Dpol_1.0, whole genome shotgun sequence genome:
- the LOC127833874 gene encoding caspase-7-like, with protein sequence MAEIPDTVRERHVKLKTDIVAEFVTGSDEYNAFVEAFKAQGIPKGKLGNAKSLFDKFTLLESSGKLAPGNYDALINIASVSNCLDIVTLIRTADADIKSMLPDCPKDISGPSTSNGTRTKKRAAEDPPCRLEEPKKNRVSSLETDEEDPIRTRDLKGRSCYDYKDRRGYLLIINYTNGRNAADHDVKALKSFFRDEVHFEVDVNDKDLSLAELNEYLEAAKNKLNGVLGKNIYCFICAIMGHGNQNGIATTDDKFKSAEDIRMEFRNDTIPNYTGRPKIFLLQACRGSVRQDGVEIDEDDDKAENSEAEIDEDDIISKVPLDADTLLAFSTTPGYKSFRKTGGTSFRGSWFIQSCVQVFQEYYKSDHLEDMLITVRERVAELERPDDGKKQMPCVWSTLTRRLYLTKS encoded by the exons ATGGCGGAAATACCTGACACAGTTAGGGAACGTCACGTCAAATTGAAGACGGATATAGTAGCAGAATTTGTGACGGGCAGCGATGAATATAATGCTTTTGTGGAAGCATTTAAAGCACAGGGGATACCAAAAGGGAAACTGGGCAATGCCAAATCGCTTTTTGACAAGTTCACATTATTGGAGAGTTCTGGAAAACTGGCACCAGGAAATTATGATGCATTGATAAACATAGCTAGCGTAAGCAATTGTTTAGATATCGTTACGTTAATTAGGACGGCGGACGCGGACATAAAGTCAATGTTGCCGGATTGTCCGAAAG ATATTTCGGGTCCCAGCACATCAAATGGTACACGTACAAAAAAGAGAGCTGCCGAGGACCCGCCTTGTCGTCTTGAAG AACCAAAGAAAAATCGGGTGTCGTCACTGGAAA CTGATGAAGAGGACCCAATAAGGACTCGTGACCTAAAAGGACGTAGTTGCTATGACTATAAAGATAGGCGTGGCTATCTTTTGATAATCAACTACACGAATGGACGAAACG CTGCAGATCATGATGTGAAGGCTTTGAAAAGCTTCTTCAGAGACGAGGTCCACTTCGAGGTGGATGTCAACGACAAAGATCTATCCCTAGCCGAACTGAATGAGTATCTCGAGGCAGCTAAAAACAAACTCAATGGTGTACTAGGCAAAAACATATACTGCTTTATATGCGCAATCATGGGGCATGGGAATCAA AATGGAATTGCAACCACTGACGACAAATTTAAATCCGCTGAAGACATTCGAATGGAATTTCGAAACGACACAATTCCAAATTACACAG GGCGGCCAAAAATCTTCCTGCTTCAAGCGTGTAGAGGATCAGTTCGCCAAGATGGCGTTGAAATCGATGAGGATGACGATAAAGCTGAAAATTCCGAAGCGGAAATTGACGAAGATGACATCATTAGTAAAGTGCCTCTTGACGCCGATACGCTTTTAGCCTTCTCGACGACACCAG GATACAAGTCCTTTCGGAAGACAGGCGGTACAAGCTTCCGGGGTTCTTGGTTTATTCAAAGCTGCGTACAGGTGTTTCAAGAGTATTACAAATCAGACCACTTGGAGGACATGTTGATCACTGTCAGAGAACGCGTGGCGGAGTTAGAGCGCCCAGACGACGGGAAGAAACAGATGCCATGCGTCTGGAGCACGCTGACTCGGCGTTTGTACCTTACAAAGAGCTGA